The nucleotide window AATTACACGCATCTTAGGCACAGCAAGAAATTCCCTTCTTAACTAGTGACTGAGAGTTGTTGCACCTTAAGGGTTTTAGCTAGGTTTTAGTGACATAGTTGAGTGACTCATTCTTGTGCGGTTGTCATCATGCCAGCTGTGTGAAATAAAACTACGTACATCTTTCAAGTGTTCCCATATGTAGGAGAAGCTGGAAGGTTGTAGTTTGTAGACTTAGGCACGCTGGCGATTTATATGTCTGAGGGAGTTAAAATATCAGTAAGCAACTGTCATTTTAAAAGGAACGTATCTATGTAATTTTATCATTTATGGTGTTGTCTATGAAGCCTCTGGCATGCTGTCTTCTTCACATAGAAAATGTGTCATCTAACCTTTACATTTATTGGAGTCTTCTGTATTTTTTTGGGAAGGTTAATAAAGATTCCCAGACAAAAGTTGTTTAGCTGGAGTTAAGATTGAGAACATAACAGTAATTTAagttaaaattagggctgtcaagcaattaaaaaaataatggtgattaaaaaaattaattgcaattaattgcactgttaaacaataatagaataccatagttaaatatttttggatgttttctacattttcgaatatattgatttcagttacaacacagaatacaaagtgtacagaggtcactttatatttatttttgattacaagtatttgcactgtaaaaacacaaaagaaatagaatttttcagttcacctaatacaagtactgtagtgcaatctctttatcatgaaagttgaacttacaaatgtagaattaaataaaaataaaaactgcattcaaaaataaaatttacattcaaaaactgctttcaaaaattgctcagacaaacaagtttgtttacatttgcaagagataatgctgcccgcttcttgtttacaatgtcatcagaaagtgagaacaggcattctcatggcactgttgtagctggcgtcgcaagatatttacgtaccagatgtgctaaagattcatatgtcccttcatgcttcaaccaccattacaggggacatgcgtccatgctgatgacaggttctgcttgataataatccaaagcagtTCGGGCgactcatgttcattttcatcatctgagtcagatgccaccaggagaaggttgattttcttttttggtggttcgggttctgtagtttctgcatcggagtgttgctcttttatgacttctgaaagcatgctccacacctcgtccctctcagattttggacagcacttcagattcttatcTCTTGGGCCgggtgctgtagctatctttgtgttttgtcaaatctgcagtgaaagtgttcttaaaatgagcaTGTGCTGGCTCATCAACTGAGATTGCTGTAACattaaaatatatggcagaatgcaggtaaaacagagcaggagtcatacagttctccccccaaggagtacagtcataaatgtaattaatgcattgttttttttaatgagcgtcatcagcatggaatcatgtcctctagaatggtggccgaagcatgaaggggatacgaatgtttagcatatctgacacgtaaattccttgcaatgccagctacaaaagtgccatgttcTCACTttgtggtgacattgtaaataagaagagggcagcattatctcctgtaaatgtaaacaaacttgtttgtcttagcgattggctgaacaacaagtaggactgagtggacttgtaggctctgacgttttacattgttttgtctttgagtgcagttatgtaacaaaaaaaatctacatttgtaagtttcactttcacaacaaagattacactacagtacttgtatttttcaattcacctcatactatttcttttatcatttttacaatgcaaatatttataataaaaataatatacactttgatttcaattacaacacagaatacaatatatatgaaaatgtagaaaaacgtctgaaatatttaataaatttccattGATAGTCGATTGCTTAAttatgtgattaaaactgcgattaatcacgattaattttttttagttaattgcatgaattaactgcgattaatcgacagccctagttaaaataCCTAAATAGAGGTGATGTAATTTATCATACATCATTATATAAACCCAGAACACTCAGTTAAAGTTAAActtaaagaaatccaaacatattaaggtttggaaatgcacagttaaggcacTAAAACACCaacctgtagtgacaccatgtaATTAATCATACAATTATTATGGTTCATAATTTTTTTGGTTCCAGATCAGACTGAACTCATTAAGCTGATACTTAATGACacacctcactcaccttgtgtctCAAATAGTGGATTAACTATTAGTGCATGTTATCTAAGCAACAATGTATTGAATGTGTTTTTAgatcttaaaatatattttgtaataaCAGCAGCTTTGATTAGTTAACATTTCCGGTCCTGCACTTCATATCCAGTCATGTTAATATCCTTTTCCCTTTTCAGACAAAAAGTAATGATGACCTTTTAGCGGGAATGGCTGGTGGTGGGGTGACTATGACCAATGGTGTGAAGGCAAAGAAGAGCAGCTGCACATCCACAGCATCTTCAGCTTCAGGGACCACCATGAACAACCTGGAGAATAAGCCCAAGACTATTACAGGTACAAGGAGATATTAGTCTCAACGGGTTGTTTCCTtggcttttttttgttctgttatgAAACCATTGCAACTCTTCCATAGGCAGGGTCCAAAGCACCTAACGAAGAGCTCAGCAAAGGCCAGGCCAAATAGAGCACTCTGCCAGTGACCCATCTCACACAGTTTGTATTGATAATCCTTGTATTGCAAATCCTTACATATACTATTTTTTATATTGGTCATTTAGCTTTTTCTGTAGTGGTATTCTCTGGGACCAACAGCTAGTGTAGACTTATGCTGCTAAAATAATCCCTACTTTGGGCATTAAAGGTTTTAGGTAAGGGATGAATATCTTCAATACTGGGTGTTGTGTTAAGCTAGTAACCTCTACTGATGTACGTAATTAAGGAGAGAGAATTTTGTTAAGCCTTCAGGCAAGTGTGACATTCCGTAGTGTTTATCACAACACAATTAGTAGAAATATGTTTGTTATCCAATTGCTAGTTTTGGGGCTCAGTAAAGTTAATAAAATTGTAAGTCACCTTGAAGTAAAGAAGTGATGATCCTGCTCTCTGCTTCAGCATTTCTGAGTGAGAATGGTGAGAAATTGAATTTGATGGTGAGAATATTTAAATACTTTGATTTCATTCTTGGATCAGAATATACATGTTTATAAAAAGTACTCAAATGGGAACTGTGTTCCCACACCTAAAAGTGAAGATGTATCTATGATCTGTGAACTTAGAGAGAATATCAAGTATCTTACATATagttactcttcattttttataCAATTTATTAGAAACTTTGGGGGAGAATCTCTTTCCCTCTTGCAAACAGTAGGTTTTTTAATCCTTGTTTGGGGGGGGCTTAACATGTCTTTAGACACTATAAAGACTGTTTAAACCTTTTTGAGACTCTCATAAATAGATTacatatttcattttcaaaaatgtggtTTAGAATGACAGCCATTTTATAATAGCAAAATATATAGTCTTATATATGTAACTTCATACATGTACTCacattgctgattttttttaaatgaattaaaattaaatttttaaaaacatacaggTACAAGCTCCACAGCCAAGCGTAGCACTTCATCTGGAAATAAAGAATCTAGCTCTTCTAGGGAAAGAATACGCGATCGTTCCCGTCTGAACCAAAGCAAAAAACTGCCTTTGACAGGACAGGGGACTAATGATACCATTCTGGCAAAACGCTCCCGTAGTCGTACTAATCCAGAGTCTGATGTTCGGATGAGTAAATCCAAATCGGACAATCAAATCAGTGACAAAGCTGCTTTGGAAGCTAAAGTGAAAGATCTTCTGACTTTAGCAAAAACTAAAGATGTGGAGATTTTACACTTGAGGAATGAACTCAGAGATATGCGTGCTCAGCTGGGCCTTAATGAAGATCAGCATGAGAGTGATGAGAAGTCTGAAGAAAAAGAGGCCATTGTTGTACACCAGCCAACTGATGTAGAGTCTACATTATTAGTGTTACAAGAGCAAAACACTGCCATCCGAGAAGAGCTCAACCAATTGAAGAATGAGAATCGAATGTTGAAGGACAGATTAAATGCATTGGGCTTTTCTTTGGAACAAAGGCTAGACAACTCTGAGAAACTCTTTGGCTACCAATCTTTGAGCCCAGAGATCACAACTGGTAACCACAGCGATGGTGGTGGCACTCTTACATCTTCAGTGGAAGGTTCTGCTCCTGGTTCAATGGAAGATTTGTTGAGTCAGGACGAAAACACTTTAATGGACAATCAGCATAGTAACTCCATGGATAATTTAGACAGTGAGTGCAGTGAAGTTTATCAGCCACTTACATCAAGTGATGATGCCTTAGATGCTCCATCGTCTTCAGAGTCTGAAGGAGTACCAAGCATAGAAAGATCTAGGAAAGGAAGCAGTGGCAATGCAAGTGAAGTTTCTGTAGCTTGTCTGACAGAACGGATACACCAGATGGAAGAGAACCAGCATAGTACAGCTGAGGAGCTTCAAGCAACACTTCAGGAACTTGCAGATTTACAACAAATAACTCAAGAGTTGAACAGTGAGAATGAAAGACTTGGAGAAGAAAAAGTAATTCTTATGGAATCCTTGTGCCAGCAGAGTGACAAGTTAGAACACTTCAGCCGACAGATTGAATATTTTCGCTCCCTTTTAGATGAACATCACATCTCGTATGTTATTGATGAAGATATGAAAAGTGGGAGATATATGGAGTTAGAGCAACGTTATATGGACCTTGCTGAGAATGCTCGTTTCGAACGAGAGCAACTGCTGGGTGTCCAACAGCATCTGAGCAACACTTTGAAGATGGCAGAGCAAGATAACAAGGAGGCCCAAGAAATTATAGGGGCACTGAAAGAACGGAACCACCACATGGAACGAATTATTGAGTCAGAGCAGAAAAATAAGGCAGCATTAGCAGCCACCTTAGAGGAGTACAAAGCCACAGTAGCCAGTGACCAGATTGAGATGAACAGGCTAAAGGCTCAGCTGGAGCATGAAAAGCAAAAAGTGACTGAACTGTATTCTATACACAACTCTGGAGATAAATCAGATATACAAGATTTGCTGGAGAGTGTCAGGCTGGACAAGGAAAAAGCAGAGACTTTGGCCAGCAGTCTGCAGGAAGAGCTGGCTCTCACTCGCAATGATGCCAATCGATTGCAGGATGCCATTGCTAAGGTAGTGTTCAAACAATTATCATTCTATATCTTATACATATAAGCCTCCAAGCCTCCCTCTA belongs to Chrysemys picta bellii isolate R12L10 chromosome 15, ASM1138683v2, whole genome shotgun sequence and includes:
- the SPECC1L gene encoding cytospin-A isoform X1, with translation MKKASRSVGSVPKVPGINKTQTIEKIKPENGSSVSAVTKLSKTGTSTSLLKTKSNDDLLAGMAGGGVTMTNGVKAKKSSCTSTASSASGTTMNNLENKPKTITGTSSTAKRSTSSGNKESSSSRERIRDRSRLNQSKKLPLTGQGTNDTILAKRSRSRTNPESDVRMSKSKSDNQISDKAALEAKVKDLLTLAKTKDVEILHLRNELRDMRAQLGLNEDQHESDEKSEEKEAIVVHQPTDVESTLLVLQEQNTAIREELNQLKNENRMLKDRLNALGFSLEQRLDNSEKLFGYQSLSPEITTGNHSDGGGTLTSSVEGSAPGSMEDLLSQDENTLMDNQHSNSMDNLDSECSEVYQPLTSSDDALDAPSSSESEGVPSIERSRKGSSGNASEVSVACLTERIHQMEENQHSTAEELQATLQELADLQQITQELNSENERLGEEKVILMESLCQQSDKLEHFSRQIEYFRSLLDEHHISYVIDEDMKSGRYMELEQRYMDLAENARFEREQLLGVQQHLSNTLKMAEQDNKEAQEIIGALKERNHHMERIIESEQKNKAALAATLEEYKATVASDQIEMNRLKAQLEHEKQKVTELYSIHNSGDKSDIQDLLESVRLDKEKAETLASSLQEELALTRNDANRLQDAIAKVEDEYRIFQEEAKKQIEDLNMTLEKLRAELEEKETERSDMKETIFELEDEVEQHRAVKLHDNLIISDLENTVKKLQDQKHDMEREIKTLHRRLREESAEWRQFQADLQTAVVIANDIKSEAQEEIGDLKRRLHESQEKNEKLTKELEEIKSRKQEEERGRVYNYMNAVERDLAALRQGMGLSRRSSTSSEPTPTVKTLIKSFDSASQVPSPATATIPRTPLSPSPMKTPPAAAVSPMQRHSISGPISSSKPLTPLSDKRPSYAEIPVQEHLLRTSSTSRPASLPRVPAMENAKSISVSRRSSEEIKRDISAPDGASPASLMAMGTTSPQLSLSSSPTASVTPTTRNRIREERKDPLSALAREYGGSKRNALLKWCQKKTEGYQNIDITNFSSSWNDGLAFCAVLHTYLPAHIPYQELNSQDKRRNFTLAFQAAESVGIKSTLDINEMVRTERPDWQNVMLYVTAIYKYFET
- the SPECC1L gene encoding cytospin-A isoform X2, with the translated sequence MKKASRSVGSVPKVPGINKTQTIEKIKPENGSSVSAVTKLSKTGTSTSLLKTKSNDDLLAGMAGGGVTMTNGVKAKKSSCTSTASSASGTTMNNLENKPKTITGTSSTAKRSTSSGNKESSSSRERIRDRSRLNQSKKLPLTGQGTNDTILAKRSRSRTNPESDVRMSKSKSDNQISDKAALEAKVKDLLTLAKTKDVEILHLRNELRDMRAQLGLNEDQHESDEKSEEKEAIVVHQPTDVESTLLVLQEQNTAIREELNQLKNENRMLKDRLNALGFSLEQRLDNSEKLFGYQSLSPEITTGNHSDGGGTLTSSVEGSAPGSMEDLLSQDENTLMDNQHSNSMDNLDSECSEVYQPLTSSDDALDAPSSSESEGVPSIERSRKGSSGNASEVSVACLTERIHQMEENQHSTAEELQATLQELADLQQITQELNSENERLGEEKVILMESLCQQSDKLEHFSRQIEYFRSLLDEHHISYVIDEDMKSGRYMELEQRYMDLAENARFEREQLLGVQQHLSNTLKMAEQDNKEAQEIIGALKERNHHMERIIESEQKNKAALAATLEEYKATVASDQIEMNRLKAQLEHEKQKVTELYSIHNSGDKSDIQDLLESVRLDKEKAETLASSLQEELALTRNDANRLQDAIAKVEDEYRIFQEEAKKQIEDLNMTLEKLRAELEEKETERSDMKETIFELEDEVEQHRAVKLHDNLIISDLENTVKKLQDQKHDMEREIKTLHRRLREESAEWRQFQADLQTAVVIANDIKSEAQEEIGDLKRRLHESQEKNEKLTKELEEIKSRKQEEERGRVYNYMNAVERDLAALRQGMGLSRRSSTSSEPTPTVKTLIKSFDSASQVPSPATATIPRTPLSPSPMKTPPAAAVSPMQRHSISGPISSSKPLTPLSDKRPSYAEIPVQGCLAHL